The Lonchura striata isolate bLonStr1 chromosome 6, bLonStr1.mat, whole genome shotgun sequence nucleotide sequence aagtgaaagctgccaggacatACAGGTCTGGttgcccttggcctcttgggagCCACCTATCATCTGCTTTagaaacactggggcttggtgctTTCTTTCCAATGAAAAAAATTGTCCTTCTTCTCAAGATGTCCGTGGTCAAAAAGGAGATTCCACCTCACAAATTCCACATATCCAAGGACTCCTCCATGACAAAAGCGGCCAGGAAGAATGGGTCTGTTTGGTTGAGCCTCCCAGGATccacctctttcttcttctgccatTGAAATGCTTGGGCTCtgtgctatggaaaagaactgtccttcttaTCTATGCAGGAATGGCCAAAACTGGGGTTCCGCCTCCCAAATTctctatatccaagggttgctcccagacaaaatctgccagtaccatcaagtctggctagccttggcctctggtggctgcccctgccacactggggctcggtgctttccttcccatggagatcactgtgacgctgtgggcacctcatggaaccaaggggatcattgtggcaccactggagcccatggaaccaaggggccatggtgacaccgtggggcttcatggacccagagaccattatgactctgtggggcctgatggaaccatggagaccattgggacccttcagggcctcatgtcaccaaggggccattgtgacacctcagggcctcctggaaacaagggaccattgggacactgtggggccccatggaactgagggaacatggaccaggtctgtctggttggcctcccaggggccacctgacaggtctggctgatgttgggaTGTCAAGgactgcctctcatcagctcctggagcactggggctctgtgctttcctttgtatggaaaagaactgtctgtCTTTTCAGAcgcccattgccaaaactgacactgcctaaaaaatttcctgcaTTCAAGGGTATCTCTCAGAACAGAATCTAGCAGTTCTGGCTGGCCTTGATTCCTGGTGGTCACTTCTCCtctgcccctaaaacagtggAGCTCTGTTCCATCATTCtgatggaaaagaactggtcttcatgttcagggaccatggccaaaattagaattggccACCGAGCCTGGCCAGGGTCGTgtaaccatctgcagccccgggcagatATTGACTcttccagtgctgccatcctccctccagtgatagaaaaggacacagggcaggcacacagaggagcaacatggacacaccgaggTCAGTGAAAAGCAAGTTAAGTCCCAGAtaggagggatgaggagatgccttgatcttggggctgtaatcctctgctaaagctatggagaaagatgtcattgatacattagactctttttttccctgtaaggcATTGAAAAGAATTGAGAGATTACTTATTTcagctaaagtaagcaaatgttgaagtagatgtgatcccatgagaagtttaaGCAGACAAAGAGAGCAGAgggatgagaccctgtgccctcagggagagaagaagacctctgttcccagagataaAGATGATTtgagaaagagatgaagagacCCTTTGCCTTAAACAGCTCATCCTgaaactaataccccataagtTGGCATGGGccataaacacagctgtgagaAAGGCTATGAGAAAATGGGAGGGATTTCACTATTTCACTTTTTCTGAGTGGCTGATATTTGTGGAAATGGAGAGCCGCAAGAGAATTGTTTTCTTGTGCAGAAGTCTCCATAGCAATAaagagagactcctctctctAAGTGAACTAAAGAACTACTATTCTAGAGGTGGGAAagtgactgaaaattttaggttttgtctcCTTACATtgtcaagaaagaaaagattgtagggagaggaaaagtgctctgaaagttttgttctgattcttattactctttcatttagttattgttaataaacttttctttatacccttttaaagtttGAGCCCACTTTGCCTtactcctaatcctatctcagagcaggaaatgagtaagtatattctagtgagtgcactggtaattagtcagcactgaacccaccacactaattgatgcATTGGCCAAGAAATCTCAAGTTGGTGAACCAaaatcactacagaaacttcctgatgtACTGCCCCATACAAGATGGAATttgaggcagagccatggtttttCAGGACTtccttgatcctaatgagccccgtggtgcatttggagctgagccctggaacctcagggcctgagaggagattacACAAACCTTTACAGGAGTCAGAACAAGAGGAAGCACCCAAAGTGTCTCAAAAcattaatgggacccactgaggtccatccccaacacaggctcctcatggaTTCCTCGGAAGAGacaactggaggccaggatggcacaaaaacctctcagagactcaaaatggcacaaaaacctcttaGTGTGGAatggaaaatccaaagtaccttgCAAAAGTTAAGAATCTCCAAGTATTAATGAGCCCCAGTGAGTGTCAATACAAAGCTCTCAACAGACAGGTTAAAGCAGATAactggggccatgattgcacaaacctctcacagagtctgtagcaaaaaggaaacaccaagtactttaaaagaactgaagtaccttgaaacAGTAATGGGCCCCACAGAGTGTTGTttctgacaaagcctctccagagAATAATTAATGCAGAATACTGGAGGCCAAAATTTcagaaagctctcagagactccaaggcaaaagccaaacccaaagtcctttgaaaaacctgcagtccctggcagCATGAAGGAgaccccagggccattcctgaccaaggctccccagggactccttccagcagatccttgaggccactgggatgtgggcatgggggggatgctgagggcaggagcaggggctgacagtgcccagcctggctggggctgtgccaggaggccccagggcctcaggacaaggtgtctcctcacagcccttggtggcacagaccctgctgtgccccagggcaccaagacttggcttctctttgtccccacctggcatcagtgcctccagttctctgctctgcctggggcctggggacactttctcagtcgtgtccctcagtgggacccattaaaagtccaagaaactttggagttggattctggcttggagctctggagaggtttctgcagctccctctcagggcctgatgttcaggggtTGGGCACAAAGCcgcagagggtcattaaagtccttgtgctgtgtctgtgctgctgagctgggccgggctcctggcacagagggtgatgctggtaaccaagcagagcttcaaaagcacatttctcttgctgagcagctcttctcccagcccagcagggctggggcactgcctgcagccagcccgggcacagcacagaggcacagagagcttcaatcagtcagggctgggaaggggctgagaagtgcctggggcagaatcactgccagcccttggcacaggaacctctggctgcaggacaatgcagctgcagctcctgcagtgatctcctaaagctggaacatgccaatgcccacagaccctgtgagtgcattctctgctcatctcctgtgcagagcagccaggggtgcccagggctgtcctgcagagcagggtcctgcagcccagggcgctgtgctgggccagggactctgctgcctgccagggacagctctcagccggccctggagctgctcccagcgctggccaggagctgtggggggaaggagccaccctgagcagggcaggtgctgctgctgagaggggctggctggggcagggctgctcccagctccagaccagcctgggcacagctccggaggacacttcccaaagaaggtaagcctagGATTATACTTATATACTTAGAAAACTATAATCCtttattattgctattaaaCTCTTGATTACCTCTCTTAAACTCTTACTGAACAATATTAAAGTTTTATTATATATCTCTATAtctataatatttaattaactctagtacaTTTCCTTATGGTTTTTCttagaatttagaaaaataaccTGACTgtataaatgcatttttgaaTATTATATAGTCTTTTCAACAGGATGAGGACCTacaagaagaacattttggtttttgtatGCCAGCAGTGATAACGAAACCTGGGGGAAAAATGTCCTTGGACCTACTCCAATGGGTTGAGCCAGGGGTGTGTAACTGGGACACATGAATATTCTTTTGAATGTCCTTGTAAACTATCCTACTTAATCAACCTTAatgaattgttgaaatcaggggctggttgtgcctcatccccactgggacacctggaagcttccagtaaaggtctggtttttactttactgttctaacactgttgcaagggcttttttcttgtttaattatagacaacagggggttgagagaagcagaacaggaattgtaatcccagaatgacagaacattctgagtttaAAGGGAAACACAGGATCACCAATGAATGTTTggacagagactccagaactgtgactttgggtggtcagtctctctgctgggagcctcccaaagggccttcagccactcctcagccctgggcagcagcagcatcacctctgcagggcccagcagggctctcctgagctgcccttgcccagctgcacacagagcctgccccagccagggccctgcacacaggcaggtttctgtagggccgggcccagggcacacagggtgggatgggctctgtgagcgctggcagggacaaggcacctctcaggaggggatgtccaggtccagggagatgctcagggaagcagagggggctgagcagagcagtgctgggggaacaagcccatgcagcccctcaccttccctcagccacagggaatcctttgcctctctcaactctcagtggcaaactctgagtgcagcaggaatgctggggatttctgacctcagagagaAAGGAATGATCTATGGGTAGGATAACAATTCCTTAAACCAACTCCTGCCATCTTTTTCCCCTAGAAGTGAGCATGCAGATGGTACCAAGCCTTTCTGCATTAGAAGTGATTCCCCtgacaaatcctgaatatccagccttgtccctctgccacagggccacaaacccagggcagcagggcagggatggctcctcgagAGCCCCCATGAACAGGCCTGGCTGCttctggcacactcagccagcacaactggagctcaggcagggacctgggtgaaggttttcccagagcaggaacaagggagGGTGAGTTCCAGCAGGACAGCCTACAGgaaatggcccaggtttggctccaagcagcctctcctgacttgtccctgtcctttctccatgaacaggtgcccatgtgcagccacagcaaatgtctaacagcagctccatcagccacttcctcctgctggcactggcagacacgcggcagctgcagctcctgcacttctgcctcttcctgggcatctccctggctgccctcctgggcaacggcctcatcatcagcgccgtagcctgcggccaccacctgcacacgcccatgttcttcttcctgctcaacctggccctcagcgacctgggctccatctgcaccactgtccccaaagccatgcacaattccctctgggacaccagaaacatctcctacataggatgtgctgcacagctttttttttttgccttcttcatTGGATCAGAGTTTTctctcctgaccatcatgtgttACGACCGCtatgtgtccatctgcaaacccctgcactacgggaccctcctgggcagcagagcttgtgcccacatggcagcagctgcctgggccagtgcctttctcaatgctctcatgcTCACGGCCAATAcgttttccctgcccctgtgccacggcaatgccctgggccagttcttctgtgaaatcccacagatcatCAAACTCTCCTGCTCTAAATCCTACCTCAGTGAACTTGAGCTCATTTCTGTTAGTGCCTGTTTGGTATTTGggtgttttgtgttcattgttttctcctatgtgcagatcttcagggctgtgctgaggatcccctctgagcagggacggcacaaagccttttccacctgcctccctcacctggctgtggtctccctGTTTGTCAGTACTATAatgtttgctcacctgaagccccattccatctcctccccatccctggactTGTCAGTGTCAGCTCTGTActcagtggtgcctccagccctgaaccccctcatctacagcctgaggaaccaggagctcaaggctgcagtgaggagactgatgactggatgctttcaggcCAATTGCTGtaaatcacttgtaataaaagtcaTCTTTGATACTTCTTGTTGGTTTCATTTCagaggttctttttctttgttttacttttttcatattttccacaAAGAAGTATCattttttgtgccatttctcattttgtttgccTGCACATACCCGGTGGCCTCAGACGCTGTCAATGAGGGGCTGTGCTTTCAGGGCCTTTAAAGAAACTAAAGACTCTCCCAGCAGAGtgttctgcagagatgcccttttgttgccttctctggagctgcagcagcaatatctgtgtgcagagctggggcagatcagggctggcacagcagctgtgcccaggagcagcagcacttggtgctgccagtgctgctcccgtggccctgccccgctgccctggtggccctggtgttgctgcagggcctgagtgctctcggggccgggcacagtcctgggggtggcagtgccggggctgcagcagggacaggccatgggcactgctggggcagcgctgacgcctcaggccagggcctgggggctccaggctccttgcccaggctctctcaagaacacggccaggccaatgctcagcacagaaaacccccgtgagcagccccaggctggccgtggacaggctgggggcaaacagcacggctggtgctctgcaagggccctgggggagatgggaaggagcagcagagcaggggctgatccatccccagtgcgctgcacagcccagggcagcgtcccagagcgtcctcatggagctgccaacaacatccccctctgcagccctggcctctcccccagctcacacaggtgccgcatccttgcaggcacagacacggcagcactggctcagcagcccctgtttgcattgcacgCAGCAGGTGGGAGCACCcccatgctggtgctgtggggacatgaacctgaggcagcacaaatgccatcagcccctgaagccaggaagggctggggacaccagggaaaccactcagctttgtcctggcctctgcagtcagccagagagtttgttcccatcagctgggagtttcctgtcccactgcagacgctgctgctcagagccagggctgcctggcagccacccccaaactgcccggagcatttccttggcttcacctttgctttctttactcttcctgatacaaattttttccttttgtccacccctgttccctcccctgcacacagcccatccctgtttgccctttcctctgTGGCCCCAAtccccattgcagttcctgatTTGGCATCATGGGAATgtcccttggggagcaggatcatcccacaagagctgcaggaattgtctgcaggctcctgcagtgcctggtgctgctcccttgccagaggcaccccaggccaggggggcacatctgggctgctgtgtgtggctgtggggctccctgttctgggcagtgaggaggagctgcagaggctctgcaggactgacaggatgggctttggggctgtgaggagaagctgagggacctgggctgctggagcttctgaagaggaggcccagggctcctcctgcaactgctccaagggtggtttcagagaatcacagaatcagcaaggttggaaaagaccttggagaTTATCAAGTCCAATCTTTGCCCTGACACCACCTTGTCTCCTCTGatgcttttcttctccaggatcAACAACCACAACTCACAGTTCCATGCGGCACCACAGTGTCACAATTGTTCCTTCAGTTCCCAGAGTCCTTGCAATGCAGCAATGGCCCCTTGATTCCATTGCCCCCAAGCTCTCCCAagggtctccttggttccacagtgtcacaatggcctcttggttccacaggccctgcagggtcacagtggCCTCTGTGGTCCCACCAGGACCCAGACTGTCACAATGCACTCCTTGTTTCCATTCGGCCCCACTGTGTCCTGATGGCCCCGTGGCTCTGTGGTGCCATGTCAgacacagtgtcaccatggtcctctcaGTGCCAccaggccccgcagtgtcacaatggcccattgcttccccagggccctgcagtgtcacaatcaTCAAAGAATcaaccaggctggaaaagaccttggagaGCATCAGGTCCAACCTGGGACCCAAgaccaccttgtcacccagaccatggcactgagtgccacatccaatctttcctgaaacacttccagggacagtgactcacccacctctctgggcagcccattccaatgcccagtAATCCTTTGTGTGAAGAAtatttcctgatgtccagcctaaacatcccctggtgcagctgaaggctgtgtcctcttgtcctgtccctgttttctgggaaaagagcctgacccccacctggctgcaccctcctgtcagggagttgtagagagtgatgaggTCTCCCCTGACCCTCTTCTTTTCCAGGAtaaacaatcccagctccctcagccactcctcacaggacttgtgctccagacccctccccagccttcttgcccttctctggacaagCTCCAACCCCTCCAGGTCCTTCCTAAATTGGAGGGCCAGAACTGGACGCGGCACTCGAGGTGCTGACCAAACACTGatgagcacaggggaagaatcactgccctgctcctgctggccacaccattcctgattgATAGGAGTGCAAAGGGTTGCatgagggaaatggtggggaGGGAGTGGGGCAAAGTGTTATTGATTGTCAGtgaagggtcttgattttcatatatATTCAAACTACATTAGAAGCTCCTGTGGGTAAATATCAATTTGAGATTGTTGATATCAATATAAaaacaggaagagaaagaagaagaaaaaattctctctgcattgttttcaatatcGCATATTCACTTCTGAAATCTGCCTAATTAACCACAGAAGAATGAAGACTTAAATTATTCCCACAAGTTTCTCTGTTTTGTGCATTTGTACAAATGTTT carries:
- the LOC144246408 gene encoding olfactory receptor 14J1-like, which produces MSNSSSISHFLLLALADTRQLQLLHFCLFLGISLAALLGNGLIISAVACGHHLHTPMFFFLLNLALSDLGSICTTVPKAMHNSLWDTRNISYIGCAAQLFFFAFFIGSEFSLLTIMCYDRYVSICKPLHYGTLLGSRACAHMAAAAWASAFLNALMLTANTFSLPLCHGNALGQFFCEIPQIIKLSCSKSYLSELELISVSACLVFGCFVFIVFSYVQIFRAVLRIPSEQGRHKAFSTCLPHLAVVSLFVSTIMFAHLKPHSISSPSLDLSVSALYSVVPPALNPLIYSLRNQELKAAVRRLMTGCFQANCCVSSSPV